The Vanessa cardui chromosome 2, ilVanCard2.1, whole genome shotgun sequence genome contains the following window.
TTCGTGTTTTACTACTTTTTCTCAAACTTGGAGAATTACTAGAAGACTCATCTTCCCTTATTCTAGGAGAGTGACTTTGATTACTCCTCTGGTACAAATCTTCGTAATTACAATTATCTCTGGTGAGTTTTCGGTGGGTATTGTTGCGATTCTGTTGGTCATAGTTTCTACCATCATCGTTGAAGTTGGTAGAACCCTCTTCGGAGTTAGTCTCCACGTTGTCAGTGCTCAAACCCTCCTCATCGATGGATGAACTGGATGAGCCACATGGACATCGTTTGGAGTTTCTGTTCTCATTGGTTTTCTTGATTTCCTGCGATTGTCGATTATCTTCCATATTGTAGACAGGATTCGTGAAAACGAGAGGAGCTATTTTAGTGTTGGCATTTGTGTTGCTTTGTACGTTGTCAGCCGTTGTGAAGTTTTGTATACCATATTTCTGAATATCATACTCAATCTTCTGTTGCACTGGGCTCTTTGGATAGAACTTCTCATTTTTACTGTCGTAATACTGCTTATCCCTCTGTTTTTGGTAATTTAGCTGTGAATAACGACTCATAGGTTGTCCGCCGTTTTCGTACGGCTGATGTAAGTGCGTTGTGTTTTCGATGGGACTAGAACTTTGGCTGTATGTTGCAATGCTTTGATATCCAGAGCTCGCGACATTCGATAATCCGCTGATTGATACGTTTGAGCCGTTATTAGTGTAAGAGTTTTTGTTTCCATTAataatgttgttattgtttgatTTGGATTGCGACATGTTTTTCTTATTCATGATTTTTTCATCGACTATGTCAGAATCGTCCGCATACTTCAAGAGGTCCGACAGTTCGTCCAACGTGGCAGTTTCCTTCATAATATTTTGCATGTCGTTGGCACTGTAGTTGTGATTGATACTGTCACTGCTCGGCGATCTTTCAGTGCTGTTGTAGTTAGAGTTGTGGTAGTGCGTTTGCTGGTTGAAGCTATTCGGTTTGTATCTCTCCTGGAATCTCCTCTCCAAGCTTTCGTTGATGCCGTTACTGATGCCTTTGGGATACTGATCTGAGCCGAAGCCGATTTGAACGACCTTTAAGTTGACGCAGTGCTCTTGGTTATTGTACTGAGAACTGTATCGGTCCGGATTAACGTTTTGATTGACAGGACTCGATCCGTATCCATTCCTCGGAAGCGTAGCTGAGCGTAAATTGAAACTGGGCGATTTCGATACGGTTACATAAGATCCTTTGTACTTAGATTCTTCAGCGTTAGATTTAGATGGGCTTATGTTGAACTGAACGCCATTTTTGTTCATTATTGGTGAACTGTGAGCGAAATTGTTGTTCAGTGGACCATTGGTCGGTGCGTCGACGTTTTGTTTTGTTGGTGTATTGCAAGTAGGATCATTGAatctagaataataaaaaaatgtaaatcttgtgttttctaatttcaaataagaATTCATGATTGTAAATACTTACCTAAAGATATTATCACCTACTGGTGCCGGTCCGTTATCATTGCTCATCAATCTCTTATTAAGGTCCTCTAAGATTTCAGACAATGGATCCAGCTCCTGCAATAAAAAGCTTAAATTGGCCTCTTTTCTAAATGAATGATTCGCTTATATAGTTACCTTTCATTTGACTTTAAATTGTTTACGAAGCTGTTAATTATCTACTCTCTATATGTTGcatattgttataattgattGAGAATTTAGTAAGGATCCGAACCTGTATCTTTCCAGCAGGAAGTTTAGGTAAACTATCAGCCAACAATCCATGCAGCGTTGCCAGTTGCTTCCCCAAGTCAACATGCGGCGCCCATTCTGGATCAGCATCCACTGCTACTTCGCTTCTAGAACCCTCTGAACCAGTGATGGAACCTTGCGATGCTGACGAGTTACGTTGGCTGCCATCTTGTTGCTGCTGTTGTTGGGATTGTGACTGCTGTTGTTCCTGTGGTCGCGTCTGGAGAGAATATATCAGATATAAATTAGCCctacttttacaattttacacattacttcaTATAACtgtgtaataatatatacactTTTTATTCTTAGAGTAAACTGTCCCTAACCACTACCAAGATGGTATAAAACATTTAGAACACAAGTGTCTATGCATCTAATAATTTACCCTGGCAACACATCTTGACACTGGCCACACAGACGGACGGCGAGCATAGGCCCTCATATGTAGGGAGCGGGACGGGGTATCATTCGCACTTTAAATTTGCTAACGAACAACACCtaattttatatacgtattcttaattttttttccaccATTGTAATAAgtcatcattaaaattatctgAAGCTATCGAAGGAGAATTCATTTCCAATCAACCATATCATCAATATCACAAACAACAAGCCAAGGGAACTTACAGATATCGATCGAAGGAAAGCTTTCATATTGGGTGCTTCCTGTTCGAGGAAATCATTGAGGAACTCCATAAACGCCTCCTTGCCTTGGAAGCGCGTGAAGTTAGCCAGTGTTTGAAGCGTCTTCGCTACCAGCGTCAAGTTACGCGCTGCTCGCTCGTTCGGGTATTCTGTCAAAAGCATCGTGTTATTAAACGTAAAAGTTTTTTGTGCTGAAACGACCAAATTTAAAGACcataaaaaagcatttattttatttatttatttacttgaaacaccatcggcatattcacaataacactttttaaaaacactattaaaaacttatataatattaaaaaattaagttagaACAAACAGACTAATAAGGTCATTGTTAATTATAACTAACCATTAACGCAATTTAGAGCGAGCCTTCGTGAGTGAATCTATCAATACagcatattgataaaaaaataagtttctatagaaaaaaataaggatATTCCAAATCTTTGAATAAATTGTGTTTCCAATCTACAGTAACTTTAATGTTTGTCACTGGAATTTtcgaaatgataataaatattttaacttaccATGAGTTATTCCAAATAGACTTGGAGAGAGAATAGCGGGGCAAAGGAAACGAAGGAAAATCGATGCGCTAATTAAGTTATCCGATATATCTTCACGGCCCATTGACGATAGCCtggaaaaacaattttaaagatgttattaaaaacctcaaaaataaaaataatttatcatcaaagtcaaacaaaataaacaccATTTTTAAAAGATGCTTTTTAAGAAGTTGTTATTTTacagatattaatttttttatgcgtatcgtgttgtatatatatgtttatgacGATAATAATTCGACCAATTCGATTCAACCACGGCACATGCCAACTAGTTCTCAGGATTTAACTCAGATGTAAAAATTTATCAGAAAAACCAACTGTGGTACatatggtaaaaaaaaatacctttcaATAAGTTAGTAACTATAAAATAGTcagtttaatttactttataattagcATGTAACACAACAGATGTTATAAACATCGCGCAACAAAGTTGTCAGTAGTGTGGGGCATCACCTCTCGCGGAAGGTGGCGAAGCAGTCGCGCAGCGGCGGCGGGAAGCGCGGCGCGGAGGCGGCGATGGCGCGCCACGCCAGCGACACGGCGTCGCGCAGCGCGGCCTGCTGGCGCCgcagcgccgcgccgccgcccgcgcgctGCGGGTCCACCTCGCACTcggccgcgcccgcgcccgccgccgcgctcaCCGCCTCGCCCAGCGTGTCCTGCAGGTACTGGTCGCCCACGAGCTTCAGGTACGCCTCCATGCTCTTGGTGGCCAGCGAGTTGCCGCGGAACGTGAGCGAGTGGTCGCCCGTGCGCCGCACGTCCAGCGCCACCACGTCGGCCAGGTAGCGCGGCGCCAGACCCGCGCCCGCCATGCACAGCACCAGCGCGCAGCCTATGTCTTCTTTCGCTTTCACGCCTGAAACGTACCACGTACTAATTATATAGCAAGTCGAGAAACACTCATTGCTGTGATAATAACTATTTAGTTAGGCTTATGCTTCAATGGAAAGTAAATCTACTcactttataaataaaggtaatctttattatttgttgtaaaatGCCTTACTGTGAATTGACGCTACTatcttataaaatgaaatgaattatttatatttacaatttaacatagatttatatatagttCAATCGCGCGACTAACCGATAACGGGCTCGAGGTACTCGCAGAGGCGGCGGTAGTTCCTCTTGAGGTAGTCGAGGAAGCGCGCGTAGTGGTCGAGCGGCAGCACGTCGACGCACTGGTAGCGGCACTTGATGCgcagcgcgggcggcggcgcgggcgcgcgcCCGGGCGACTGCGGCTTGTCGCCCTCGCTCACCGGGTACCAGCGCTCGTTGAGGTAGCGCGACGACACGTCGTCCACCGGGATGCGGACGGTGCCTGGCGACATCACGACAACCATATCATATGATATACTCATGCTTCTTTGGTTATCATTTTATACTTCatttttagattaaatattttcattgatatcACTGAAACTACTACTATGACTcctaaattaactttttatactgctattttatttcaatctatTTAACCTTATTCATCGTCAGTCAGACAGAATTGACCGGAATCAAATAATCACATAAAAGTGTGACTCCTGAGCGCGGCACACGTGGTATCCGCCGCTTACTATACAGATACTGCTATTTGAAACTGACCGGTCTGTGAACGTATTCGCATATCAACAAATGCATTGTCCTCGTTTAACTCAGTTTGAATCTTAGTTCATCCTAGTAATTAAGCAATTGCTTTCTTTaggtttaaatgttttttgttcCAAAATAATGTTACAACATTCACTTAACCTACTAAttaacctataaataataatttatatagaattCAACAATCTAATTTAGGTAATAACATCGGTATTTTGATGtactttaattattgtaaacgcGATTTGTTCTCGACAAAATGTGTAGGGTCACTGACCGACAAGGGCGTGCTTGTCCCGTTTGCGCGCGCGGCGCTCGGGCTCGCGGTACACGTTGACGTGGATGGCGCGCACGGCCGGCAGCGCGCTGAACTCGTACACCTCGCCCCAGAAGCACAGCTCCGTCTTCAGCTTTGACGATGATCTGCGAAATACATTACTTGTTAAACACTACTGGATAGACACATATCTCagttcaattaatattattaatataaataaaatagaaactgaaaataaaactttatgaaATCTATATCAAAATTCAAACGCGGAAATAATATAGTACTACAAGTCATTCTAGACTACCATAGCATTGTACCAAGTAaaagaatactttaaaataaatttataacaagttGATACAATCAAtgcaacaataattattaaatgcatTTATACTATTGGTGATAATTccaatgataaattataatagttatttattaaataacaaaaaagattttattgtgaataatttaaatttatatctaaaaataacttGAAGTTCAGcttccatttaatattattatttgctatTAATGATCTCAGTATTATAAGATTACTATCTAAACACATTATAtcatgaaataaatgatttaatattgagtatttaaatttattttttcttcgaTGGTACCTAAATTGATCTCGCAATTCTCTTAATCGATGTCAATTGGTTAGTCAGACAAACAAACgttacgttaaaaataatttcgcaTACCCGATTCGATATTCAAAcgtttcaaaattcaaaattaaaattaaaaaaaaagctttttctattataacatTAGTTACGACATGcccttataacttttttaaattgctaGAAAGAGATAACACGTTTTTCATtccatatattttagttttcatatttataaaaacaaattaatgttttatatatataaccctGTTTGACTTCGCTTGGttacaatttattactaaacaaagttatatttattttataacgtttgtttatttaaaaaaataatcaaaatttcgTTGTTAccttaattaactttattatataattatttattagcgaATGCAATCACTTCTACTGTGGTTCATAGTCACTATATCATATGTACATCGCATgtaataacacaaataaaaacttttagatCATCGTAACAAAGACTACAATTGAACTAACGAATTGACGCTTAGGGctttttatagatatagaaatatataaatatcataaacgtGCTAACCTTGCATATAATGTGTCATCGAGTAGAATTTCACAGTAATATCGTTTCTTGGGAGGAATGGCTTTTGCTTCCAGCAGCCACAGCTTTACGGTCCTCTCACATCTGCGAGTGCGAATTTCATCCGGTCGCGCCGCTTGCCGTAAACTGAAATGGACAATTATTGCTTTAGTATGTATGAAGATTAGTATAGggttaaatactttttttaacaaagaATGTTGGAGTcggtcttatttttttttcattaagaaTAGAAAAGCTATTGGATAAGTCTTACggtaaatattaactatattctagataatatcttttttaaaagttttttttttctgaccgTCACATACAAAAGAAACgacagcaaaataaaataaatcttcgtAAAAAacgttcttggtggtagggctttgtgcaagcccgtctgggtaggtaccacccactcatcagttattctaccgccaaataacagtactcagtactgttgtgttgcggtttgaatggtgagtgagcccgtgtaactacaggcacaagggacataacatcttagttcccaagattggtggcacattgacgatgtaaggaatagttaatatttcttaaagcgtcattgtctatgggtgatggtgatcacttactatcaggtggcccatatgctcgtccgccaacctatacaataaaaaataaataaatacctatatatcCAGCGGTCTCGTTCCTTTCGTGAGGCGCACGCGAAATATCGAGGCGCGCGGTTCTCAGCGCTCAATGCGAAACAGTGTGGTCTGCCCAAAACCGACGAGTGTAGAGCTCGGATCTCAACCTGCAATTTAGAGAAAAATGCATGAATTACTAGCCAGTAAACCAATATATTACTCAtgcaaaaatacataatatattactacgttaactcaaactcaaactcaaataactttattcaatatagaagcatttcactttcttattgatggtcaattgaaacactaccaccggttcggaaaagaagataccctgacctgagaagaaccggcgaaagaaactcagcgggttttttttttgttgtttgtctcatatattatataaataaacaatttaatatgagatgaaataacCAGgaacttcatttttatttgcacAATGTatcaaattgtttactaattttatttgatactagtAACCCAGAACTAATGCTGCTTAACCCCCTTCACCTTAAAGAGCAAATCGGTAACTTTTAAGATAGATAATCTTCGAACGGCGTTTGAACTCTTTGACCCTCGCCTTTAACGCGAAACCTGGCGACTATTAGACTTTAAAGATGTccatataattacttataaccacgaaaaaaatactaacagTTACTAAGTTCCTAccgagaaaataaaataacaattagtgAGTTTGATTGCAAACTGACTCACGAGTCTaactcgttttaattttttacaaaattggaACTATGCGTCATATCGAGATCCAAGATAGTGCTCAGTAATGTTGCGATACAGCCCAGCTATTATTTAAGTGTGATTCAGAGTTTCGAAAGCGACTATGtttgttatgtataatttttaccTCCTATAATTTATGTACATGACACTGAAGATGATAAATGATGTATACATGTACCTCTTTCAGTTTAATATGACGTCTCTGTGCAACAAATATTGAAAGAAGACATTTTTGTGTATCGAGAGATTAATCTTCatcttgattttatttcaacagGTTCAAGTTtcgaaaaaactttttttattttatatatttctttaaagctTCTGGGACTCTGTACGGAATACGTCGATAAAAGCTTTTCGACAAAGTGAGAGTTAACGGAACATCTacgtttgatatttttatgtaagatTTCTCAGGAGTCAGGTAAAATGCAAACATCAACAGAAACGCTTGTTCATTgtacaatcaataaaattataacttgaTGTTTTATCAACGGCACTATGAAAATCAACGAacgtacaaatattataatcaa
Protein-coding sequences here:
- the LOC124540273 gene encoding ras GTPase-activating protein raskol isoform X7, with translation MSLQRPKKNKFKMWKAIINKKRKYSDVPPCDLESYAALAAMQGGNAATLPPSLDALRAYTSYEKACRRGSAPSTPVPGAQAQHSPSRLASFFFSKRSFRSNPLKRTKSATKLERERALAAVPTHPATHALRTSRSHESLLSAHSPAVSTMDLGPPNQVEIRALHSSVLGRPHCFALSAENRAPRYFACASRKERDRWIYSLRQAARPDEIRTRRCERTVKLWLLEAKAIPPKKRYYCEILLDDTLYARSSSKLKTELCFWGEVYEFSALPAVRAIHVNVYREPERRARKRDKHALVGTVRIPVDDVSSRYLNERWYPVSEGDKPQSPGRAPAPPPALRIKCRYQCVDVLPLDHYARFLDYLKRNYRRLCEYLEPVIGVKAKEDIGCALVLCMAGAGLAPRYLADVVALDVRRTGDHSLTFRGNSLATKSMEAYLKLVGDQYLQDTLGEAVSAAAGAGAAECEVDPQRAGGGAALRRQQAALRDAVSLAWRAIAASAPRFPPPLRDCFATFRERLSSMGREDISDNLISASIFLRFLCPAILSPSLFGITHEYPNERAARNLTLVAKTLQTLANFTRFQGKEAFMEFLNDFLEQEAPNMKAFLRSISTRPQEQQQSQSQQQQQQDGSQRNSSASQGSITGSEGSRSEVAVDADPEWAPHVDLGKQLATLHGLLADSLPKLPAGKIQELDPLSEILEDLNKRLMSNDNGPAPVGDNIFRFNDPTCNTPTKQNVDAPTNGPLNNNFAHSSPIMNKNGVQFNISPSKSNAEESKYKGSYVTVSKSPSFNLRSATLPRNGYGSSPVNQNVNPDRYSSQYNNQEHCVNLKVVQIGFGSDQYPKGISNGINESLERRFQERYKPNSFNQQTHYHNSNYNSTERSPSSDSINHNYSANDMQNIMKETATLDELSDLLKYADDSDIVDEKIMNKKNMSQSKSNNNNIINGNKNSYTNNGSNVSISGLSNVASSGYQSIATYSQSSSPIENTTHLHQPYENGGQPMSRYSQLNYQKQRDKQYYDSKNEKFYPKSPVQQKIEYDIQKYGIQNFTTADNVQSNTNANTKIAPLVFTNPVYNMEDNRQSQEIKKTNENRNSKRCPCGSSSSSIDEEGLSTDNVETNSEEGSTNFNDDGRNYDQQNRNNTHRKLTRDNCNYEDLYQRSNQSHSPRIREDESSSNSPSLRKSSKTRMPRTNPMLSYSTNQNQLNLKHFGQRGESLYESKPHHISTDSGYPMSRSESNVEEVNKEMYRLQISRSQKALFNMENSKNSPEKFLTESSIPETNYPLDRTYSGAKVSSSRLNEDLERHQDYYGVRERRESPSKMFNRESHSSEASERAPVRTERELPARDKLQRRLSLESARELTDSSDEVDETLYSTTGRRRTKHHRTIEQYEREIERLKCSVEMLRGRLGPTDSGQDHTDAKMKAIISRLICVEEELRREQRKMAAALSHKQRVIEAQEHRIAALDEANTRLLSALVHLQQRAPPAPAHSTAHNNSHSPHSQHSHQELQI
- the LOC124540273 gene encoding ras GTPase-activating protein raskol isoform X6 — protein: MSTERRLSRSFHSCLKGSSTEEAADDEESCYHSLGGRHTLNRQPQVYVEDLSNITLADFENSQDENDDTSYEKACRRGSAPSTPVPGAQAQHSPSRLASFFFSKRSFRSNPLKRTKSATKLERERALAAVPTHPATHALRTSRSHESLLSAHSPAVSTMDLGPPNQVEIRALHSSVLGRPHCFALSAENRAPRYFACASRKERDRWIYSLRQAARPDEIRTRRCERTVKLWLLEAKAIPPKKRYYCEILLDDTLYARSSSKLKTELCFWGEVYEFSALPAVRAIHVNVYREPERRARKRDKHALVGTVRIPVDDVSSRYLNERWYPVSEGDKPQSPGRAPAPPPALRIKCRYQCVDVLPLDHYARFLDYLKRNYRRLCEYLEPVIGVKAKEDIGCALVLCMAGAGLAPRYLADVVALDVRRTGDHSLTFRGNSLATKSMEAYLKLVGDQYLQDTLGEAVSAAAGAGAAECEVDPQRAGGGAALRRQQAALRDAVSLAWRAIAASAPRFPPPLRDCFATFRERLSSMGREDISDNLISASIFLRFLCPAILSPSLFGITHEYPNERAARNLTLVAKTLQTLANFTRFQGKEAFMEFLNDFLEQEAPNMKAFLRSISTRPQEQQQSQSQQQQQQDGSQRNSSASQGSITGSEGSRSEVAVDADPEWAPHVDLGKQLATLHGLLADSLPKLPAGKIQELDPLSEILEDLNKRLMSNDNGPAPVGDNIFRFNDPTCNTPTKQNVDAPTNGPLNNNFAHSSPIMNKNGVQFNISPSKSNAEESKYKGSYVTVSKSPSFNLRSATLPRNGYGSSPVNQNVNPDRYSSQYNNQEHCVNLKVVQIGFGSDQYPKGISNGINESLERRFQERYKPNSFNQQTHYHNSNYNSTERSPSSDSINHNYSANDMQNIMKETATLDELSDLLKYADDSDIVDEKIMNKKNMSQSKSNNNNIINGNKNSYTNNGSNVSISGLSNVASSGYQSIATYSQSSSPIENTTHLHQPYENGGQPMSRYSQLNYQKQRDKQYYDSKNEKFYPKSPVQQKIEYDIQKYGIQNFTTADNVQSNTNANTKIAPLVFTNPVYNMEDNRQSQEIKKTNENRNSKRCPCGSSSSSIDEEGLSTDNVETNSEEGSTNFNDDGRNYDQQNRNNTHRKLTRDNCNYEDLYQRSNQSHSPRIREDESSSNSPSLRKSSKTRMPRTNPMLSYSTNQNQLNLKHFGQRGESLYESKPHHISTDSGYPMSRSESNVEEVNKEMYRLQISRSQKALFNMENSKNSPEKFLTESSIPETNYPLDRTYSGAKVSSSRLNEDLERHQDYYGVRERRESPSKMFNRESHSSEASERAPVRTERELPARDKLQRRLSLESARELTDSSDEVDETLYSTTGRRRTKHHRTIEQYEREIERLKCSVEMLRGRLGPTDSGQDHTDAKMKAIISRLICVEEELRREQRKMAAALSHKQRVIEAQEHRIAALDEANTRLLSALVHLQQRAPPAPAHSTAHNNSHSPHSQHSHQELQI
- the LOC124540273 gene encoding ras GTPase-activating protein raskol isoform X2, with translation MPDWRYNVLSTSEAYIDAEGGPPRDPFAASYPRRADRSRPPHTCPYTTIFLGTRTHVPYRLTPLQSENGDLYADAYSVDRSSNLTDTSSFARYEDCRSQLESTLIPRRDNAYSNDKTEGNVTLQVQKVPYASGVFYVAAKADSVKDVPGNNLYPCEASDSDALSSCTCDSFERCEFDCRDFEPFSDTCCCDPLSDGVCSRSPKEVDSPEHFCDRVVEEDRVSARSDMDGLDLTLFEPAQTDSNDCGDESTDQNSASATATLCGILYALPNAENDVATSAVSGAVVGVPPSWEPFYCVLQQDRRTLTAYTSEELATSNNNGEYATRSLPRVRIDGGSNVGNGVRLRCWAAPPSITEEEVEDEIEDDAVSLRALPSQDTSYEKACRRGSAPSTPVPGAQAQHSPSRLASFFFSKRSFRSNPLKRTKSATKLERERALAAVPTHPATHALRTSRSHESLLSAHSPAVSTMDLGPPNQVEIRALHSSVLGRPHCFALSAENRAPRYFACASRKERDRWIYSLRQAARPDEIRTRRCERTVKLWLLEAKAIPPKKRYYCEILLDDTLYARSSSKLKTELCFWGEVYEFSALPAVRAIHVNVYREPERRARKRDKHALVGTVRIPVDDVSSRYLNERWYPVSEGDKPQSPGRAPAPPPALRIKCRYQCVDVLPLDHYARFLDYLKRNYRRLCEYLEPVIGVKAKEDIGCALVLCMAGAGLAPRYLADVVALDVRRTGDHSLTFRGNSLATKSMEAYLKLVGDQYLQDTLGEAVSAAAGAGAAECEVDPQRAGGGAALRRQQAALRDAVSLAWRAIAASAPRFPPPLRDCFATFRERLSSMGREDISDNLISASIFLRFLCPAILSPSLFGITHEYPNERAARNLTLVAKTLQTLANFTRFQGKEAFMEFLNDFLEQEAPNMKAFLRSISTRPQEQQQSQSQQQQQQDGSQRNSSASQGSITGSEGSRSEVAVDADPEWAPHVDLGKQLATLHGLLADSLPKLPAGKIQELDPLSEILEDLNKRLMSNDNGPAPVGDNIFRFNDPTCNTPTKQNVDAPTNGPLNNNFAHSSPIMNKNGVQFNISPSKSNAEESKYKGSYVTVSKSPSFNLRSATLPRNGYGSSPVNQNVNPDRYSSQYNNQEHCVNLKVVQIGFGSDQYPKGISNGINESLERRFQERYKPNSFNQQTHYHNSNYNSTERSPSSDSINHNYSANDMQNIMKETATLDELSDLLKYADDSDIVDEKIMNKKNMSQSKSNNNNIINGNKNSYTNNGSNVSISGLSNVASSGYQSIATYSQSSSPIENTTHLHQPYENGGQPMSRYSQLNYQKQRDKQYYDSKNEKFYPKSPVQQKIEYDIQKYGIQNFTTADNVQSNTNANTKIAPLVFTNPVYNMEDNRQSQEIKKTNENRNSKRCPCGSSSSSIDEEGLSTDNVETNSEEGSTNFNDDGRNYDQQNRNNTHRKLTRDNCNYEDLYQRSNQSHSPRIREDESSSNSPSLRKSSKTRMPRTNPMLSYSTNQNQLNLKHFGQRGESLYESKPHHISTDSGYPMSRSESNVEEVNKEMYRLQISRSQKALFNMENSKNSPEKFLTESSIPETNYPLDRTYSGAKVSSSRLNEDLERHQDYYGVRERRESPSKMFNRESHSSEASERAPVRTERELPARDKLQRRLSLESARELTDSSDEVDETLYSTTGRRRTKHHRTIEQYEREIERLKCSVEMLRGRLGPTDSGQDHTDAKMKAIISRLICVEEELRREQRKMAAALSHKQRVIEAQEHRIAALDEANTRLLSALVHLQQRAPPAPAHSTAHNNSHSPHSQHSHQELQI